In Dyadobacter subterraneus, a single genomic region encodes these proteins:
- a CDS encoding ABC transporter permease, translated as MITNHIKVAFRNFRRQIFFSLVNVTGLGVGLAACWLIGIYVYYERSFDEFLPDADRIYSVTLDMKMGDQEFKTTNTPPPIGPRLAADYPEIETTARTFNLGSAIVRRNIPGQESLQYNEDRAIAADTSFLKLFAFPMKEGGLSALDNTGSLVLTEKMGKKYFGTKSPVGQSLEVNGAVYTITGVMKDLPVTSSLQVDFLLPMANFKVVENFAWSWIWLQVDTWAKFREKPTPEVLANLESKFPAMIRKFAPAAYERVGQDLLKQLQNGDRLDVKLMPLKSLHLNATDFYSRLSTLGDKQQVNIFSIVGGLILLLACVNFMNLSTARSIKRTKEVGIRRALGSNKGILVSQFLTESLLFSVISMALASVLTILALPFFNKLTSLNLTVSDLFSPEIIPFIILLPLLTGLLCGLYPAFYFSRFKTIDISKMTGTASTGGNAFLRSSLVVFQFTVSIVLMLGAFVVYEQLNFATKVSPGLQRENVLIIENVRHLASASAKETFRQELLRIPGAVSATYSSDLPSRGSFGDYYEPEQGDQNHAVIKNLLISSFLTDVNFIPTMGMKIISGRNFLSDTGSDSTSVILNEAAVKAIGWTNAVGKWMRYPGNRNQRFQVVGVMKDFYMGSVKVAIEPMAIFNESSKTYQTWNSNMAVRLRPGSEKNVTGKVASLWKSAVPSVPFQHDFLDSSFARLYNSEAKTSVVLSVFTGLALFVGCLGLFALSAFTAEQRTKEIGIRKVLGASVAGLVALLSKDFLKLVFIAIVVSVPLAWYAVDKWLQNYKYRIEISWSIFVVAAVSAILISLLTVSFQSIKASLANPVKSLRSE; from the coding sequence ATGATAACCAATCATATTAAAGTGGCATTCCGGAATTTTCGGCGGCAGATTTTTTTTTCGCTCGTCAATGTTACCGGCCTTGGCGTTGGACTGGCAGCGTGCTGGCTTATCGGGATTTATGTTTATTATGAAAGAAGTTTTGACGAATTTCTGCCTGATGCTGACCGGATTTACTCGGTAACGCTGGACATGAAAATGGGAGACCAGGAATTCAAAACCACAAATACACCACCGCCAATAGGTCCGAGGCTGGCGGCAGATTATCCCGAAATTGAGACAACCGCAAGAACGTTCAATCTGGGTAGTGCGATTGTTCGCAGGAATATTCCCGGACAGGAATCTTTACAATATAATGAAGACCGGGCAATAGCAGCCGATACTTCTTTTCTAAAATTATTTGCTTTCCCCATGAAAGAAGGCGGACTTTCAGCGCTTGACAATACGGGAAGCCTGGTTTTGACTGAAAAGATGGGCAAAAAATATTTTGGTACAAAATCGCCTGTTGGACAGTCATTGGAAGTTAACGGAGCAGTTTATACCATTACCGGAGTGATGAAAGATCTGCCGGTAACGTCTTCCCTACAAGTTGATTTTTTATTACCCATGGCAAATTTCAAAGTTGTAGAGAATTTTGCGTGGAGCTGGATCTGGCTTCAGGTAGATACCTGGGCCAAATTCCGTGAAAAACCTACACCAGAAGTTCTTGCCAATCTGGAATCCAAATTTCCGGCAATGATCAGGAAATTTGCACCCGCCGCGTATGAGCGCGTAGGACAGGACCTTTTGAAACAACTTCAAAACGGAGACAGACTGGATGTGAAATTGATGCCATTAAAATCATTGCACCTTAATGCGACAGATTTTTATTCACGGCTATCAACACTCGGCGACAAACAGCAGGTTAATATTTTCAGTATTGTTGGCGGTTTGATTTTGCTGCTGGCTTGCGTAAACTTCATGAATCTTTCTACGGCGCGGTCTATAAAACGTACCAAAGAAGTCGGAATCCGTCGCGCATTAGGTTCGAATAAAGGTATACTGGTTAGTCAGTTTTTGACGGAATCCCTGCTTTTCAGTGTTATTTCCATGGCACTTGCTTCTGTCTTGACTATTCTTGCATTGCCTTTTTTCAATAAGCTCACATCTCTCAATCTGACGGTTTCTGATCTTTTCTCACCCGAAATAATACCTTTTATAATTCTTTTGCCTTTACTGACAGGTTTGCTTTGCGGACTTTATCCGGCATTTTATTTTTCAAGATTCAAAACGATTGATATTTCAAAAATGACGGGTACGGCTTCGACGGGTGGCAATGCATTTTTGAGAAGTTCATTGGTCGTTTTTCAATTTACGGTATCTATCGTGCTGATGTTAGGCGCTTTTGTGGTTTATGAGCAATTGAATTTTGCCACCAAAGTTTCTCCCGGATTGCAGCGCGAAAATGTCTTGATTATTGAAAATGTCAGGCACCTTGCCAGTGCCTCTGCAAAAGAAACTTTCAGACAGGAACTTCTTCGAATACCCGGAGCTGTCAGTGCTACATACAGTTCGGATTTGCCTTCACGGGGCAGTTTCGGAGATTATTATGAACCAGAGCAGGGTGATCAAAATCATGCTGTTATAAAAAATCTGCTGATCAGTTCATTTCTGACGGATGTGAATTTTATTCCTACTATGGGAATGAAAATAATTTCAGGTCGTAATTTCTTGTCTGATACAGGCAGTGATTCAACCAGCGTGATCCTGAATGAAGCAGCCGTAAAAGCCATTGGATGGACAAATGCTGTTGGGAAATGGATGCGTTATCCGGGAAACAGAAACCAGCGTTTTCAGGTTGTGGGCGTGATGAAAGATTTTTATATGGGTTCTGTCAAAGTGGCCATAGAACCGATGGCTATATTTAATGAATCTTCGAAAACTTACCAGACATGGAATTCTAATATGGCCGTGAGATTGCGACCGGGTTCAGAAAAAAATGTTACCGGAAAAGTGGCTTCACTATGGAAATCTGCTGTTCCTAGTGTTCCTTTTCAGCATGATTTCCTGGATTCTTCCTTTGCCAGACTTTACAATTCGGAGGCAAAAACCAGTGTTGTGCTTAGTGTTTTCACAGGCCTGGCGTTATTTGTTGGTTGCCTCGGATTATTTGCACTATCCGCATTTACAGCTGAACAGCGCACTAAGGAAATCGGAATCAGAAAAGTACTTGGCGCTTCGGTAGCCGGTCTCGTAGCTCTGCTGTCAAAAGATTTTCTCAAACTTGTTTTTATTGCGATAGTCGTTTCCGTGCCCCTTGCCTGGTATGCTGTCGATAAATGGCTGCAAAATTATAAATACCGTATCGAAATTTCCTGGTCGATTTTCGTCGTGGCAGCTGTTTCTGCTATTTTAATTTCTTTATTGACCGTAAGTTTTCAAAGTATAAAAGCTTCACTGGCCAATCCCGTAAAATCACTCCGTTCAGAATAA
- a CDS encoding ABC transporter permease has protein sequence MIRNYFKIAFRNLWKSKGYASINIVGLSVAFCISIFLFLTAYFQLSFDNFHKDGDRIFQAYLFSNNPEKEEKSGTLPMPLTPALKAEYPEVEAASRLMNGSSLVEYKGKYFDKQVMLTDPDFLKIFSFPMLKGSAETALNNLSNIVISQNMAKAVFGSEDPIGKQIQLGSDGGNQKQYIVTGVLGDFPDNSTIQYDAFIRIENHEGYQREKDHWDAMSHNVYVKLTPNADQASFENRLKSFSKKYFADNIASLKKRGAKPDERGDIFAIRLQKLANVHFAKDISGGSSSSTLIFALMGIASFILLIACINFINLSVARSFTRAREVGVRKSLGALKNQLFIQIWGETSMICFVGFLAGLLLAYAFLPQFNATFRGKLTLGYVFQPETLTIILGLFILVTLVAGGYPAWQMSKFNAVEVLKGKITLKRPGILRNSLIVTQFTLSSLLICCTIIAIQQVGYLRTQPLGFDKDQVISIPVGNKVNGQQVLRRMRNTLGNDPTILGVSGSAVNLGVGNDHSTSRSVIGFTYKEKEISSDWVSVDYEYAKTLGIKLLDGREFDPAYPTDSLDRVIITESMAKMIGEKDPVGKFFQTDTAGVKYQIIGLVPDFHLYSLKADQKPITLHLSHSDPISYIFVRVTPQSLAGAMDKLKGVWKEVAPQAEFIGSYMDENTNAWYKEEERLSQIFSLASGVAILLSCLGLFAVALMVIEQRTKEIGVRKVLGASISSIVYTLSEDFVKMVVLSIVIATPLAWFFMQKWLDNYSYRIEISAWIFVLVGIAAVGIALVTVSFQSIKAALMNPVKSLKSE, from the coding sequence ATGATACGTAACTACTTCAAAATTGCATTCAGAAATCTCTGGAAAAGTAAAGGTTATGCTTCGATCAATATTGTCGGGCTTTCGGTAGCTTTTTGTATCAGCATTTTTCTTTTTCTGACGGCTTATTTCCAGTTGTCATTTGACAATTTCCATAAAGACGGCGACCGGATTTTTCAGGCTTATTTGTTTTCTAACAATCCAGAAAAAGAAGAAAAGAGCGGTACACTGCCTATGCCGCTGACACCGGCGTTGAAAGCAGAATATCCGGAAGTTGAAGCCGCGTCGAGATTAATGAACGGGAGTAGTCTGGTGGAATACAAAGGCAAGTATTTTGACAAACAGGTCATGCTTACTGATCCTGATTTTCTGAAAATATTTTCTTTCCCCATGTTGAAAGGAAGTGCTGAAACTGCGCTTAATAACCTTAGTAATATTGTGATCAGCCAGAATATGGCAAAGGCAGTTTTCGGAAGCGAAGATCCAATTGGGAAACAGATACAGCTGGGATCGGATGGCGGAAATCAAAAACAATATATTGTCACAGGTGTATTGGGTGACTTTCCGGACAACTCAACCATACAGTACGATGCATTTATTCGTATCGAAAATCACGAAGGTTATCAACGTGAAAAGGATCATTGGGACGCCATGTCTCACAATGTATATGTAAAATTGACCCCGAACGCCGATCAGGCGTCTTTTGAAAACCGGTTGAAATCTTTTTCAAAAAAATATTTTGCTGATAACATTGCCAGTTTGAAAAAGCGTGGAGCAAAACCAGATGAACGAGGAGATATTTTCGCTATAAGATTACAGAAACTGGCTAATGTACATTTTGCAAAAGACATTTCCGGTGGTTCATCTTCTTCAACATTGATTTTCGCACTGATGGGTATCGCGAGTTTTATCCTGCTGATTGCCTGTATCAATTTTATTAATTTGAGTGTTGCCCGCTCCTTCACGCGGGCTCGGGAAGTTGGTGTTCGAAAATCACTTGGAGCACTTAAAAATCAACTTTTTATACAGATTTGGGGCGAAACGTCTATGATCTGTTTTGTTGGTTTTCTCGCTGGCCTTTTGTTGGCTTATGCTTTTTTACCACAATTCAATGCTACTTTCAGAGGGAAATTGACGTTAGGATATGTCTTTCAGCCGGAGACTTTAACTATTATTCTTGGCCTTTTTATACTTGTCACTTTGGTGGCCGGCGGTTATCCGGCATGGCAAATGTCAAAATTTAATGCGGTTGAGGTTTTAAAAGGGAAAATCACATTGAAACGTCCCGGAATTCTTCGTAATTCTTTGATCGTTACCCAATTCACTTTATCGAGTTTGTTGATTTGCTGTACTATTATTGCTATTCAGCAGGTTGGCTATCTCAGAACACAGCCGCTTGGTTTTGACAAGGATCAGGTCATCAGTATTCCGGTTGGAAACAAGGTGAACGGACAGCAGGTTTTGCGCAGAATGCGTAATACGCTGGGCAATGATCCGACAATCCTTGGCGTGTCCGGCAGTGCAGTAAATCTAGGTGTTGGAAATGACCACAGCACTTCAAGAAGTGTGATCGGGTTTACCTACAAGGAAAAAGAAATCTCCTCAGACTGGGTTTCTGTGGATTACGAATATGCAAAAACCCTTGGTATAAAACTTCTTGACGGCAGGGAATTTGATCCTGCTTACCCGACAGATTCTCTTGATCGTGTGATCATTACAGAAAGTATGGCCAAGATGATCGGTGAAAAAGATCCTGTCGGGAAATTTTTTCAAACGGATACAGCGGGTGTCAAATATCAGATTATCGGACTTGTTCCCGATTTTCATTTATACTCACTGAAAGCGGATCAAAAACCAATTACTTTACATCTTTCACATTCCGATCCGATCAGCTATATTTTTGTTCGTGTCACGCCGCAAAGTCTGGCTGGCGCTATGGACAAATTGAAAGGAGTCTGGAAAGAAGTTGCTCCACAGGCAGAATTCATCGGTTCCTATATGGACGAAAATACAAATGCCTGGTATAAGGAGGAAGAAAGGCTTTCTCAGATTTTCAGTCTGGCGTCTGGCGTTGCAATTTTACTGTCATGTCTGGGATTATTTGCTGTCGCGCTGATGGTCATTGAACAGCGTACCAAGGAAATCGGCGTTCGCAAAGTTTTAGGTGCGAGCATTTCAAGCATCGTCTATACACTTTCCGAAGACTTTGTAAAAATGGTCGTTTTGTCTATCGTTATTGCCACTCCGTTAGCCTGGTTTTTCATGCAAAAGTGGTTGGATAATTATTCTTACCGCATCGAAATCAGTGCCTGGATTTTCGTTCTCGTCGGGATAGCCGCAGTTGGCATTGCATTAGTGACAGTTAGTTTTCAATCCATTAAAGCGGCGTTGATGAATCCTGTAAAATCTTTGAAATCAGAGTGA
- a CDS encoding ABC transporter permease, which yields MLKNYIKIALRNLLGSRLFTSINIIGLSGGMVAAVFILLWVQNESSFDSFHKNSNQIKRILTHYQVSKQETWHWSSTPLLLANEIKSLPEIKKVTRIMNSSNLPIKIGEKMILADHVAYVDSNWFEIFDYKTLDGSLNDFKSGIRNIAMTESKAEQLFGKADISGKIVRIDSLDYRISAVLADNPANSSFQYDFILPLSAYLSDPGTFKNDNNWGNFNYETFILVRPDADLKKLDKKLTTIISNAKKDDKGNPSKEIVLESESMADMHFNNAIQRAGQDKGDHKTVYIFFGLALLILFVACINYVNLTTARASMRAKEVGMKKLLGATHSHLFGQFMTESIMTCLLSLGLSLILIYALLPAFNDLTGKLFVLSPTNSSLWYVLLGTTFFAILLTGIYPSLLLSSFKPFETLRGNNVFGSNNGNFRKGLVIVQFTVSVVFLISTLIVFQQMKFIRDAKLGYDRGRTFTFTLPWNMVPKVEAKTMKARLLNQPGIEDVTISSSNIVDINSSHSGSLDWDGRPADFKPTVGQIAVESNFQSLFNLKMADGRWFAENSVVDKDNVVLNEAAVKKLNIPKPIVGQRFYFQGKKGTIIGVVRDFHYKSLREKIEPLVLFTDSEWSKGIYVKYTRGNEARAIKSVEKIWAEMVPNYPLNYKFLDDTFDSLYKNEQRSATLFNTFTIIAVLISCLGLFGLATFTAERRIKEIGIRKVLGASIAGIVTLLSTDFVMLILISVVIASPIAYYAMNKWLEGFAYRIEISWWIFPTIGLLTVLIAVITISFQSVKAAMMNPVKSLKSE from the coding sequence ATGTTGAAAAACTACATCAAAATTGCACTCAGAAACCTGTTGGGTTCCAGACTTTTTACTTCAATCAATATCATAGGACTTTCGGGTGGGATGGTGGCCGCGGTTTTCATTCTTTTGTGGGTGCAAAATGAATCCAGTTTTGACTCCTTCCATAAAAATTCAAATCAGATCAAAAGGATTTTGACGCATTATCAGGTTAGCAAACAGGAAACCTGGCATTGGTCAAGCACGCCGCTTTTATTGGCCAACGAAATAAAATCGCTTCCGGAAATTAAAAAGGTTACCCGGATAATGAATTCTTCAAATTTGCCGATCAAGATTGGAGAGAAAATGATTTTGGCGGATCATGTTGCTTACGTGGATTCCAACTGGTTTGAGATTTTCGACTACAAAACTCTGGATGGATCTCTTAACGATTTCAAATCCGGAATCCGAAATATTGCGATGACGGAATCGAAAGCGGAGCAATTGTTTGGGAAAGCTGATATCTCAGGAAAAATCGTTCGGATTGATTCTCTGGATTATAGAATTTCAGCTGTTTTGGCAGATAATCCTGCCAATTCAAGTTTTCAATATGACTTTATTTTGCCGCTAAGTGCCTACTTATCCGATCCGGGTACTTTTAAAAATGACAATAATTGGGGGAATTTCAATTATGAAACTTTTATTTTGGTAAGGCCTGATGCTGATTTGAAAAAGCTGGATAAAAAACTGACAACGATTATTTCAAATGCAAAAAAGGATGATAAAGGAAATCCTTCAAAAGAAATTGTGCTGGAATCGGAATCAATGGCAGATATGCATTTTAATAATGCTATCCAGAGAGCCGGGCAGGATAAAGGCGATCACAAAACCGTTTATATTTTCTTCGGATTGGCGCTTTTGATTTTGTTCGTAGCCTGTATCAACTATGTTAATCTGACGACAGCCCGAGCCAGTATGCGCGCAAAAGAAGTGGGTATGAAAAAACTTTTAGGCGCCACACATTCCCATTTATTTGGCCAGTTTATGACTGAATCTATAATGACCTGCCTTTTAAGTTTGGGTCTGTCACTGATCCTGATCTATGCTTTGTTGCCTGCATTTAATGATTTAACGGGAAAATTATTTGTCTTGTCGCCGACGAATTCATCGTTATGGTATGTATTATTAGGAACAACATTTTTTGCCATTTTGCTTACTGGCATTTATCCATCACTGCTTTTATCTTCTTTCAAGCCGTTTGAAACATTAAGAGGAAATAACGTTTTTGGATCAAATAACGGCAATTTTAGAAAAGGACTGGTGATTGTGCAATTCACGGTTTCGGTTGTTTTTCTGATCTCTACACTTATTGTTTTCCAGCAAATGAAATTTATCCGGGATGCAAAGCTAGGTTATGACAGGGGGAGAACGTTTACTTTTACACTTCCATGGAACATGGTTCCAAAGGTTGAAGCAAAGACGATGAAAGCCCGGCTTTTGAATCAGCCGGGAATTGAAGATGTGACGATTTCAAGCTCTAATATTGTTGATATCAACAGCAGCCACAGTGGCAGTCTGGATTGGGATGGCCGGCCAGCGGATTTTAAGCCAACGGTGGGACAGATTGCTGTGGAATCCAATTTTCAATCCCTGTTCAACCTGAAAATGGCAGATGGCCGGTGGTTTGCGGAAAACAGTGTTGTTGATAAGGATAATGTGGTTTTAAATGAAGCCGCAGTCAAAAAACTGAATATTCCTAAACCAATAGTCGGGCAGCGTTTTTATTTTCAGGGTAAAAAAGGAACGATCATTGGTGTAGTCAGAGATTTTCATTATAAAAGTTTAAGGGAGAAAATAGAACCGCTGGTTTTGTTTACGGATTCAGAATGGAGCAAAGGAATTTATGTAAAATACACCAGGGGAAATGAGGCGCGGGCAATAAAATCGGTTGAGAAAATCTGGGCTGAGATGGTACCAAATTATCCGCTGAATTATAAATTTCTTGATGATACGTTTGACAGCCTTTACAAAAACGAACAGCGCAGCGCAACACTTTTCAATACATTTACAATCATCGCTGTATTAATTTCCTGTCTGGGATTATTTGGACTTGCAACGTTTACAGCCGAACGGAGGATCAAGGAAATCGGTATCAGAAAAGTACTTGGTGCTTCGATTGCCGGAATTGTGACGTTGTTATCAACGGATTTTGTTATGTTAATATTAATTTCCGTTGTCATTGCATCGCCAATTGCCTACTACGCGATGAACAAATGGCTGGAAGGTTTTGCATATCGGATAGAAATTAGCTGGTGGATTTTCCCGACTATCGGATTGCTGACGGTTTTAATTGCAGTAATTACAATCAGTTTCCAAAGTGTAAAAGCTGCGATGATGAATCCGGTGAAATCTTTGAAATCGGAGTAG
- the vapB gene encoding type II toxin-antitoxin system VapB family antitoxin — MSTLSIHTKLETLTPALKDEVNDFIDFLIEKSTKDKKKKIIPEFGSARGKIRMSPDFDEPLDDFKDYTA, encoded by the coding sequence ATGAGTACTTTATCAATTCATACGAAACTAGAAACCTTAACCCCTGCCTTAAAGGATGAGGTTAATGATTTTATTGATTTCTTAATCGAGAAATCAACAAAAGATAAAAAAAAGAAAATTATTCCTGAGTTTGGAAGTGCCAGAGGTAAAATTAGAATGTCTCCGGATTTCGACGAACCTCTTGATGACTTTAAGGATTATACAGCCTGA
- a CDS encoding serine hydrolase has translation MKSIYLLTALLILSFVTFSQNVSSIYGNSDKKLTEKLEKALEGFKGNAGVYVRNLKSDKFAAVNADTIFPTASMVKIPIMIGVFDKINKGELQFDQLLTYRDSLKYDDGITGSFRDSTKIPLPKVIHLMISLSDNTGSLWLQALAGGGTAINQWLEINGFVNTRVNSRTPGRKQNQATYGWGQTSPREMAELMTMIRQGKVISPAASERMYRYLGMQFWDGEALSQIPPYIKTGAKSGAVNQAKSEVVMVHAPHGDYVFCITTKNQQDEHWQRDNEGYNLIRKVSEIIWNHFEPKSKWKPVSGYERWWF, from the coding sequence ATGAAATCTATTTATTTGCTGACAGCATTGCTAATCCTGAGTTTTGTCACTTTTTCACAAAATGTCAGCTCAATTTATGGGAACTCCGATAAAAAACTTACCGAAAAACTTGAAAAAGCACTGGAAGGTTTCAAAGGGAATGCAGGCGTTTATGTTCGGAATTTAAAATCAGATAAGTTTGCTGCTGTCAATGCAGACACTATTTTCCCAACGGCAAGCATGGTAAAAATACCGATCATGATTGGTGTTTTTGATAAAATAAATAAGGGTGAACTTCAATTCGACCAGCTTCTCACTTACCGAGATTCCCTGAAATATGATGATGGCATTACGGGTTCATTTCGTGATAGTACCAAAATTCCACTGCCAAAAGTTATTCATTTGATGATTTCACTGAGTGACAACACAGGTAGTTTGTGGTTACAGGCTCTGGCCGGTGGCGGAACGGCAATAAATCAGTGGCTTGAAATCAACGGTTTTGTCAATACCCGCGTGAATTCGAGAACGCCCGGACGAAAACAAAATCAGGCAACGTATGGCTGGGGACAAACATCTCCACGCGAAATGGCGGAACTTATGACAATGATCCGTCAGGGGAAAGTAATTAGTCCTGCCGCCAGTGAAAGAATGTACCGGTATCTGGGAATGCAGTTTTGGGATGGCGAAGCATTATCACAAATCCCGCCTTATATCAAAACAGGAGCGAAAAGCGGGGCAGTGAATCAGGCAAAATCAGAAGTAGTAATGGTGCACGCGCCACACGGTGATTATGTTTTTTGTATCACAACCAAAAATCAACAAGACGAACACTGGCAAAGGGATAATGAAGGATATAATCTGATTCGTAAAGTTTCAGAAATCATCTGGAATCATTTTGAACCAAAAAGTAAATGGAAACCTGTTTCCGGATATGAAAGATGGTGGTTTTAA
- a CDS encoding ABC transporter permease: MFRNYLKIAARNIWKHKDYSFINIVGLAMGMAVSMLILMFVMHEYSYDKFHKNGNRIYSILAKVKMDERDIQFRSFNSKIGPQLKESTPEIQDFVRIKESYQPVVLKNPENASSLFSEPNFMFADPSFFKVFSFKLKEGNIDNVLNKPYALVISEQAAKKYFGEKDPIGKTLLYEGKHLFEITGIAENSPSNSTFNFDFVASINTIPQLSEQDKNMWEHAGAFTTYLLLDSENSVKKVEKKILAAGIATDDFDRKASYSLEGFTTIHLGNNFVDSGNIKLIKIFAGIASLILFLALFNYMSLTTARSTQRAKEVGVRKAAGAGRNSLVKQFYTESVLVCCIAFCLSFGFVELMRQPFYNLLNLKIDGSFLLSPSFVGVLAGILLFSAFVAGSYPALILSGFSPIEVLKGRLGSQQKGTALRKIFMVFQFTVSIALIVCSLIVRQQLSFMQNVKLGLNKDQMLNIPISGSIGKNYFSFKNEIAQLAGVEEVAFSSTGLYKGYSMFFTQNKSTNKDVSVSYAEVDANYMNTLGLAWKIKPEGTSWKNGHGILINEYAVKELGLKGNPLGQEVFKRNVVGILKNFHFASTQSEKLPMGLFIISDTTNNLADEQSSGILFAKMDPKSDIVEKIKSIENIYKKYSADKPFEYYFLDDAFNDTFKTEIRMSKMFTVFTAFAIFIACMGLFGLITFTAETRTKEIGIRKVLGASVVSVVALLSKDFFKLVLISIALAAPIAWYFMNKWLQDFTEKIEISWWVFAAAGIMAIIITLLTVSFQSIKAALMNPVKSLKTD; the protein is encoded by the coding sequence ATGTTCAGAAATTACCTCAAAATCGCCGCCAGAAATATTTGGAAGCACAAGGATTACTCCTTCATCAATATCGTCGGTTTGGCGATGGGTATGGCTGTGTCCATGCTGATATTGATGTTTGTGATGCATGAGTATAGTTATGACAAGTTTCACAAAAATGGAAACAGGATTTACAGTATACTTGCCAAAGTCAAGATGGATGAGCGGGATATACAATTCAGGAGTTTTAATTCTAAAATTGGACCTCAGTTAAAAGAATCAACACCGGAAATTCAGGATTTTGTCCGGATAAAAGAGTCTTATCAGCCTGTGGTGCTCAAAAACCCGGAGAACGCGTCTTCGCTTTTCAGTGAACCCAATTTCATGTTTGCAGATCCCTCGTTTTTTAAAGTTTTTTCTTTCAAATTGAAAGAAGGAAATATAGATAATGTCCTGAACAAACCGTATGCTTTGGTGATTTCAGAACAGGCTGCAAAAAAATATTTTGGTGAAAAAGATCCGATCGGAAAAACACTTTTGTATGAGGGAAAACACCTGTTTGAGATTACCGGCATAGCTGAAAATTCGCCTTCCAATTCCACCTTTAATTTTGATTTTGTTGCCTCTATCAACACCATTCCACAATTAAGTGAGCAGGATAAAAACATGTGGGAGCACGCAGGTGCTTTTACTACCTATTTATTGTTGGATTCAGAAAATTCCGTTAAGAAGGTAGAGAAAAAGATTTTAGCGGCGGGGATTGCAACGGATGATTTTGATAGAAAAGCAAGTTATTCACTAGAAGGATTTACTACGATTCATCTGGGAAATAACTTTGTGGATTCAGGAAATATTAAACTGATCAAAATTTTTGCCGGTATTGCTTCACTAATACTTTTTCTGGCGCTGTTCAACTATATGAGCCTTACCACGGCCAGATCAACCCAGCGCGCGAAAGAGGTAGGAGTGCGCAAAGCAGCGGGTGCCGGAAGAAACAGTTTAGTTAAACAATTTTACACTGAATCCGTGCTGGTTTGCTGTATTGCATTTTGTCTGTCGTTTGGTTTTGTAGAGCTCATGAGGCAGCCCTTTTATAATTTGTTAAATCTGAAAATCGACGGCTCATTTCTATTATCTCCTTCATTTGTTGGGGTATTAGCCGGGATTTTACTTTTTAGTGCTTTCGTCGCCGGTAGTTATCCCGCATTGATCTTATCCGGATTTTCCCCGATAGAGGTATTGAAAGGAAGATTGGGAAGCCAGCAAAAAGGTACTGCCTTAAGAAAGATTTTTATGGTTTTTCAGTTCACAGTTTCCATAGCGCTGATTGTTTGCAGTCTCATTGTCCGACAGCAGTTAAGTTTTATGCAAAATGTAAAACTGGGGCTGAATAAGGACCAGATGCTGAACATTCCTATAAGTGGTTCTATTGGCAAAAATTATTTCTCATTTAAAAATGAAATAGCGCAACTGGCAGGTGTTGAAGAAGTTGCCTTTTCAAGTACTGGTTTGTACAAAGGGTATAGCATGTTTTTTACACAAAATAAATCAACAAATAAAGATGTAAGTGTGTCTTATGCCGAAGTAGATGCTAATTATATGAATACACTCGGACTGGCCTGGAAAATAAAGCCAGAAGGTACTTCATGGAAAAATGGTCACGGCATCTTGATAAATGAGTATGCGGTAAAAGAATTGGGCTTGAAGGGCAATCCTCTCGGCCAGGAAGTTTTTAAAAGAAACGTGGTAGGTATTCTGAAAAATTTTCATTTTGCATCAACCCAAAGTGAAAAGCTTCCTATGGGACTTTTTATTATTTCGGACACCACTAACAATTTAGCTGATGAACAAAGTTCAGGCATTTTATTTGCCAAAATGGATCCTAAATCCGATATCGTTGAAAAGATAAAATCAATTGAAAATATTTATAAGAAATATTCAGCGGATAAACCGTTCGAATATTATTTTCTGGATGATGCTTTCAATGATACGTTCAAGACTGAAATCCGGATGTCAAAAATGTTTACAGTCTTTACAGCTTTTGCGATTTTTATTGCCTGCATGGGTTTGTTTGGTCTGATAACATTTACAGCAGAAACACGGACTAAGGAAATCGGGATACGAAAAGTTCTGGGAGCAAGTGTAGTTAGTGTCGTTGCACTTTTGTCGAAAGATTTTTTCAAGTTGGTACTGATTTCCATTGCACTGGCGGCTCCTATCGCCTGGTATTTTATGAATAAATGGTTGCAGGACTTCACAGAAAAAATCGAAATTTCCTGGTGGGTTTTTGCAGCAGCCGGAATAATGGCCATCATCATCACACTCTTAACCGTAAGTTTCCAAAGTATAAAAGCGGCCTTGATGAACCCGGTTAAATCACTTAAGACAGACTAA